AAAACATCGAAACAATTACAAACCAAGCTAAATCACATCCGAATGCGGCCGCTTTCCGATTTAATCGAACGTTTTCCCAGAGCTTTACGCGATTTAAATGTCGAGTATGGCAAAAATGTTCAGTTAAAAATTGAAGGTGGCAACACTTTAATTGAACGCAGCATTTTAGAAGCTTTAAACGAACCTTTAATGCACCTATTAAGGAATGCTTTCGATCATGGTATCGAAGACTCTGCCACGCGTCGCCTTTTGGGGAAACCAGAACAAGGATTAATTGAAATTACAGCTACTCACCGCAGCAATCGCACCATTATCACTATCCGTGATGATGGTTGGGGCATTTCTCTGGAGAAAATTCGCACCCGCGCCTTAGCTATGGGATTAGATGCTTCTCTACTCGCTAATGCTAGTGATGAAGAACTATTATCACTAATTTTTGAACCAGGGTTTACCACCTCCGAACAAGTCACAGCATTATCTGGTCGCGGTGTCGGTATGGATGTGGTTCGCAACAACCTCAAACTAATTCGAGGAGATGTGAAAGTTGATACGGAACCAGGAGTTGGTACTACCTTCACCTTATCACTACCCTTTACACTTTCCGTTGCACGAGTTCTGCTGGTAGAAATCAATAAAATTCTATTAGCATTTCCCACAGATGTCATTTCAGAAATATCTTTGCTTCAAGACGAGCGAGTTTTTGAAATGGCTGGTAGCGAAGTTTTAAATTGGCAAGGAACCATGCTGCCACTGATTCGCTTAACTCGTTATTTAGAGTTTAATTGCCTACGCTACGATAGCGCAGAGTTAGAAATTCCGGCAGCTATTAGTACTAACAGTGTGTTAGTAGTCAAAGGTAATAATCAGCCAGTAGCCATCCAAATAGATCGTTGCTGGGGCGAACAAGAAGTTGCGATTCGCCAAGTTGAAGGGAATATACCTTTACCTGAAGGCTTTAGCAACTGCACAATTCTCGGAGATGGTCGAGTCGTGCCACTAGTTAATGTTAATGAGTTGCTGTATTGGATTGCTACAAATAAAAAGACTCCTAGAGGTACTCAATTACCATCAGCAAGGTTAAAAACACCGTTCCTGATATTTGATGAAGAGAAACTGTCAGCAGCATCTATTAAGCAGAAAGGCACAATTTTAATCGTAGATGACTCGATTAATGTTCGCCGCTTTTTAGCCCTGACCCTTGAAAAAGGAGGGTATCAAGTAGAGCAAGCTAAAGATGGTCAAGATGCCTTAGAAAAACTTCATAGTGGATTGAAGGTTGAGGCAGTAATTTGTGATATTGAAATGCCGCGCCTTGATGGCTATGGCTTTTTAGGTAAGGTAAATTCAGACGTTGATACAAAAAATATTCCAGTTGCAATGCTGACTTCTCGTAGCAGCAATAAACATCGGCAACTAGCTATGCAATTGGGGGCGCGGGCTTACTTTTCTAAACCTTATAACGAACAAGAATTACTCCAAACGCTGGAGGAAATAATCCGTAATGTGGCAGAAAAAGCAGCTTCTAATTGATAATTAATAATTAGGTTTAATATATTTTTTTATGGTGCGTTATGCCAAAGGCTAACGCACCGTTTGTTTTATAATGCCTTGGCGATTATAAATCGCGGCTACACAGACTTGTGTTGAGCGGAGTCGAAATACAAAACCCGCACTTCGACTAGGCTCAGTGACCACCTGCGCGGGTTAAAAAACTGAGTTATATCAGTAATCGCCTAGCTTTTGCGTCATACTATTTATGTCAATTGAAATAATTTCTACATAAACTCAATTTGTAGTGAATTTATGGTAACTGTAACATTGACGGCTGTTGCTACTGCGATCGCTACTACACTTTGGACTAAAGCACAGGAGAAAATCGGCGAAAATATTGGTGATGCTACATGGACGCTAAGTAGCAAGTTAATAGAAAAGCTCCGCCAAAAGAATAAATCGCCATTACTCACCAGTGCTGTAGACGGAAATGAACCGCAGCGTTTAGATTATGGTCAAGCAGTGCTAGAACTGAAAGCAGCAGCAGACGCAGACTCAGAAATTGCTCAAGCTGTTGTAAAAGTGGAAGCAGCAGCAAAAGCAGAGCCAAAACTCACTCAAAAAATTCAAGAAATCGAAGATACCCTCAAGTCTCAACAGCCAACTATTCAAAATCTGACGCAGCTAGCAGAAAAAATTGGGGTTGTAAATCAAGGACAGATAAATAACCAAACTAATAACTTCACCTTTTGACTACAGTCGTCTCAAGGGGAGGATGGGACAAAGTTAACTCCCGATGACTGGCGTAAAATCTGCCGTGAAATGCTGGCAGAACGGCGAAAGCTGACTACAAATCCTCTGACATCAACTGAAGGAGTCGCTCTGCAAGTTGATGATGTTTACGTACCACTAGGATTAGTTGAGCGCAAAAAACCATCCAAGCCTCAAGGTGATATTTCTCCAGAACAGGGTTCAGAACTGTACAAGGAGACAGAAATCACCAAAACATTTGAGCATGATGCTTTTCTTGAAGAAGTTCTCAAACAGCAGAAAACGCCTAAAAGTAAAGGTAAGCGAATTACGATTATTGGCGAACCAGGAGCAGGAAAGACAACACTATTACAGCAGATTGCTGATTGGGTATCTCATGAGATTGACCAATCGATTGTCATTTGGGTATCTTTAGCAGATTTGCGACAGAAGGAACTAAAATCTTATCTGTTTGAAATTTGGTTAACTCAGGTTGCTGAAAAAACAGGTAAAGCTGAACCCACTGAGCAACTGAAGAATGATTTGGTTGCTCTATTTAATCAAAATAATGTCTGGCTGCTGCTAGATGGGTTAGATGAAATGTCTGCATCTTCAGGTAATCCTCTCACAGAAATTGCACGACAATTCCGTGAAGTCAGGTTAATTTCTCAAGCGCGAATTGTGCTGACCTGTCGGGTTAATCTGTGGGATGGCAGCACTAATGCACTTGATGATTTTGATACCTATCGCAGTTTAGATTTTTCTTATCCACAACAGGTAGAGAAATTTATTCATAAATGGTTCGCTGCTAATCGAGAAAAAGGGGAGCAGTTATGTACTGCGTTGAAAGAATTAGGTAAGGAACGGATTCAGGATTTAGTGAAAAATCCTCTGCGGTTGACACTGCTGTGTTTGAATTGGCAATCAGGAAAAGGTAAATTACCGGATACTCAAGCGGGACTCTATCAGCAATTTGTAGATGACTTCTACAAGTGGAAAAAAGATGAATTTGCTACAACATCTGAACAGCGTCAGCAACTCAATTTCAAATTAGGCGAATTAGCTAAAGAAGCAATAGACAAAGAAACAACCCGTTTTCGGTTGCGGGAGAATTTTGTTAGTCAGTTTTTGGGGAATGCTGATGACGAAAAGTCGCTGCTGAAATTGGCTCTAAATCGCGGCTGGTTGAACTGTGTCGGGATAGATCCGAATAGAAAACCTGTTTACGCTTTCTTTCATGCTTCATTTCAAGAGTACTTTGCTGCTATAGCAATTGATGACTGGCATTTTTTTCTTAACCTTGTTCCTAAAAATCTCAGTCAAGGAACTTATCGTATCTTTGAAGCGCAATGGAAGCAGACAATATTACTTTGGTTGGGACGAGAAGAAGAAAATCTCAAACAGCAAAAGCAACAGTTTATCGATGCTTTAGTTAGTTTTAAATATGGATGTCGAAAATTTTATAAATATCGTGCCTATTTTTTAGCCGCCGCAGGAATTGTAGAGTTTAGAGATTATTTTAAAGCAGATGAAATAGTAACACAAATTTTAAAGTGGATAATTTATAGTCCGAGTCCAATCAAAGAGGAAGCTAGGTCAGCACTGCAACAAACGGGCCGCACAAAAGCGATCGCCGCCTTGGTGCAACTGCTGCAATCAATTACTGTGTTTGACTCCACCCGTATACAGGCAGCATCAAGCTTAGGGGAGATCGACCCTGGCAATGAAATTGCGATCGCAGCTTTGGAACAACTGTTGCAATCAATTACTGTGTTTGACTCTACCCGTATACAGGCAGCAAAAAGCTTAGGGAAAATCGACCCTGGTAATAAAATAGCGATTGCCGCCTTGGTGAAACTGCTGCAATCAACTACTGTGGCTGGCGAGACCCGTTGGCAGATCGCATTAAGTTTAGCGCTAATTTGCACAGGCACAGGCAATGAAATAGCGATCGCCGCCTTGGTGCAACTGCTGCAATCAACTACTGTGGATGACTCCACCCGTATGGTGGCAGTATGTAGCTTAGCGCTAATTGGCACTGGCACAGGCAATGAAATTGTGATTGCCACCTTAGTGCAACTGCTGCAATCAACTACTGTGGATGACTCCATCCGTAAGCAGGCAGCATTAAACTTAGCGCTAATCGGCACTGGCAATGAAATAGCGATCGCTGCCTTGGTGCAACTGCTGCAATCAACTACTATGGATGACTTCACCCGTAAAGAGGCAGCATCTATCTTAGGGAAAATTGACCCTGGCAATGAAATAGCGAGCGCAGCTTTGGTGCAACTGCTGCAATCAACTACTGTGGATGATTCCACCCGTTGGCGGGCAGTATCAAGCTTAGGGCAAATCGGCACTGGCAATGAAATAGCGATCGCCGCTTTGGTGCAACTGCTGCAATCAACTACTGTGGATGACTTCACTCGTAAGCAGGTAGCAGAAAGCTTAGGGCAAATCGGCACTGGCAATGAAATAGCGATCGCCGCTTTGGTGCAACTGCTGCAATCAACTACTGTGGATGACTTCACTCGTAAGCAGGTAGCAGAAAGCTTAGGGCAAATCGGCACTGGCAATGAAATAGCGATCGCAGCTTTGGTGCAACTGCTGCAATCAACTACTGTGGATGATTCCACCCGTTGGCGGGCAGTATCAAGCTTAGGGCAAATCGGCACTGGCAATGAAATAGCGATCGCAGCTTTGGTGCAACTGCTGCAATCAACTACTGTGGATGACTTCACTCGGAAGCAGGTAGCAGAAAGCTTAGGGCAAATCGGCACTGGCAATGAAATTGCGATCGCCGCCTTGGTTCAACTGCTGCAATCAACTACTGTGGATGACTACACTCGTAGGCAGGCAGCATCAAGCTTAGGGGAAATTATACAGGATAATCAGCATCGCATTGCGTTAGTCAAAGCTTTAAGTGGTTATCGGCAATTGAATGGTGAATACTACGATTTAGCCTGGAAATGTGCCCAGAATATGCCTTACCCCGATTTCTATCAAGCTTGGCATCAACATAATATTGCTACTCGTGCCATGCAAAGCTTAAAGAAAATCCTTTTCACAAGAATAATTTAAGTACTTTTGCGGCAGCGACGTTACAAATATTTGTCCGTTGGTAACAATAGCTTGTGCATTCGTTACCAACACAGAAGCGGACGTTAAGAATAAAGTTGTTGTCTTTACCACAGCTTGTGTATTTGTTACAAACGCACAAGCGGACATTACTAATGAAGTTATTGTAGTTACTACAGCTTGTTCATTTGCAGCAAACGCTTATGTTGTTGTTACTACAGCTTAAACAAAACTTATATATGAAGTTATTGTAGTTACTACAGCTTGTTCATTTGCAGCAAACGCTTATGTTGTTGTTACTACAGCTTAAACAAAACTTATATATGAAGTTATTGTAGTTACTACAGCTTGTTCATTTGCAGCAAATGCTTATATTGTAGTTACTACAGCTTAAGCAAAACTTATATATGAGGTTATTGTAGTTACTACAGCTTGTTCATTTGTAGCAAATGCTTATATTGTAGTTACTACAGCTTAGGCAAAACTTATAAATACAAGTCTTATATTATTAATAACGCAACTCAGATTCACAACGTAGTCAAAGTTCCCGGCTATTCACGTCTAATTGGTAAAATACGCACCCTTGATTGAGCTTGGTCAATAGTGACTAATGCGCCTGACTCTAGTAACGACTCAAACTGATTCAGGGCTGAAATGACTAGATTTTCGATACTGTTTGGCAAAATATCCTGAGCGCGAACTTGAATTACACTGGGGGTATCAGCACCTGTTGCAGCCAACAAAGTACCAAAGTCTAAATCGTGAGTAAAGACGATATAACTGTTAGTTCTTGCCCACTCCATAATGATTGCATCTTTCTCACGGGGGTTGCCAATAGTAGACCAGTGGACAGACGAAATATTGTACCTCTAAAAAACCGCAACCCAATCAGGGGAAAGGTTCATATCAATCAAAATTTTTATGCACTTTTTAGAGGAACTTCAATTTCTTCAACTCGCCATGCAGCATAGGCAAGTGCCTCATAAATATCAGCTTCTTCGAGGTAAGGATATGCTTTAAGAATATCGCTATTGGTATGTCCAGATGCCATTAACCCAACGATAGTACCAACAGTAACACGTATTCCTCGAATGCAGGGTTTACCACCCATCACTTCTGGATTGCGGGTAATTCTGGTGAGATTTTGCATGGTTGTTGCCTCGCTATGTGGAGTTATTAGATTGAAGAATTATAAATAACTGCGTCCATTTTTTCTATTATCTGATCTTTCACGTTAAGCATTAGATGGGAAGCAATGCGATAAACATACATTTTACCTTTCTGTGATGGGCTATGTCCTGCATTTTACTTATGGTATTTTGCCACACCCTAGCAACCGCTCGTTTTTGCGATAAGACTGATTCTGTGAAGTTGCTGTCTGTTGCTCAAGATATATATTGTCAATTTTCTGCCATGCACTACACAAGGAAAACCCCTGTTATTAGACTTCTTGCATAAATCAGATTGTAACTATCAAACATGTAAGTGTATCATTATTCTCTACGGCTTTGCGATTCTGCGTGAACTTTAAAACTCTTGCTTTCAAATATTCGTGCAAGAGGTCTACTGTACCTGTATCTCAACTTTGGCAAGGTATTGATGCAGAGTAAACTACCTTTTTTTAAGCAGCAACATTAAGGAGAATAGACTCGCTTCCTAAAATCCCAGGACAGAAAATGCTAAGATTCCAATCAAATATGGCATTTGCACAGCTATGACAACCACGCTGCACAAATCAATCTTTTTAGCAGAGTTCCTCAAACTGCCAGAAACAAGATTAATATCCGAGATTTTTTTAATTTTGAAAAATTAATCCGAGGATTTTTAGGTGATAAAAAACAATAAAAAAAAGGCTATCGCTCAAGCTATTTCCACAACCGTTGCTCTGGGTTGGATGATAATGGAAGTGGAATCAGTACAAGCTGCTACCTTGACGGCGGCTCTCGATAGCATCACTATCGGCGGCAATTTAACTATCTCTACTGATAAACTCTATATTAAGGGTGGTAGCAAGAATTCAGGAGCAGCAGGCACCCTAACTATTACAACCAATGCTCTTACAGTCAGACCCGGTGCTATTATATCGAAACCAGTACCCCAACCAAGCGCGATCGCTGCTGGTAGCAATCATTCAGGATTAGGAGGTAACATAACTCTTACAATCCCTGACCTTATTATATTGAAACCAGTACGCAAACCAAGCGCGATCGCTGATGATAGCAATAATAATTCAGGAGCAGGAGGTAACATAACTCTTACAACCTCTAACCTGATTTTGAGAAGAGTGCCTGAAACAAGTGCGATCGCTGCTGGTAATATTAATTCAGGATCAGCAGGCAACATAACTATCAACTCTGGTACTTTGATATTGAACCCTGGTGCTATTCTATCGAAACCAGTACCCGAACCAAGTGCGATCGCTGGTATTATACTTGCTGGTAGTCTGACTTGGCTGGTGAAGAGAAAGCAAGTAGTATTTCGCAAGGCGAAAGTATAATTACTTATTCAAACAAGTTTGTAGATGAAATAGTTTAAATAATTAGCCCGTTTGTGCGGGCTAATTATTTAATGGGCAATTAGTTGGACATAATATTAATTACCTGAAACTAAAATAATTCCAGGAACCTTTCTTAAGCCTCGACTTTTACACCCTTCCAGAAG
This portion of the Nostoc sp. GT001 genome encodes:
- a CDS encoding HEAT repeat domain-containing protein; this encodes MLAERRKLTTNPLTSTEGVALQVDDVYVPLGLVERKKPSKPQGDISPEQGSELYKETEITKTFEHDAFLEEVLKQQKTPKSKGKRITIIGEPGAGKTTLLQQIADWVSHEIDQSIVIWVSLADLRQKELKSYLFEIWLTQVAEKTGKAEPTEQLKNDLVALFNQNNVWLLLDGLDEMSASSGNPLTEIARQFREVRLISQARIVLTCRVNLWDGSTNALDDFDTYRSLDFSYPQQVEKFIHKWFAANREKGEQLCTALKELGKERIQDLVKNPLRLTLLCLNWQSGKGKLPDTQAGLYQQFVDDFYKWKKDEFATTSEQRQQLNFKLGELAKEAIDKETTRFRLRENFVSQFLGNADDEKSLLKLALNRGWLNCVGIDPNRKPVYAFFHASFQEYFAAIAIDDWHFFLNLVPKNLSQGTYRIFEAQWKQTILLWLGREEENLKQQKQQFIDALVSFKYGCRKFYKYRAYFLAAAGIVEFRDYFKADEIVTQILKWIIYSPSPIKEEARSALQQTGRTKAIAALVQLLQSITVFDSTRIQAASSLGEIDPGNEIAIAALEQLLQSITVFDSTRIQAAKSLGKIDPGNKIAIAALVKLLQSTTVAGETRWQIALSLALICTGTGNEIAIAALVQLLQSTTVDDSTRMVAVCSLALIGTGTGNEIVIATLVQLLQSTTVDDSIRKQAALNLALIGTGNEIAIAALVQLLQSTTMDDFTRKEAASILGKIDPGNEIASAALVQLLQSTTVDDSTRWRAVSSLGQIGTGNEIAIAALVQLLQSTTVDDFTRKQVAESLGQIGTGNEIAIAALVQLLQSTTVDDFTRKQVAESLGQIGTGNEIAIAALVQLLQSTTVDDSTRWRAVSSLGQIGTGNEIAIAALVQLLQSTTVDDFTRKQVAESLGQIGTGNEIAIAALVQLLQSTTVDDYTRRQAASSLGEIIQDNQHRIALVKALSGYRQLNGEYYDLAWKCAQNMPYPDFYQAWHQHNIATRAMQSLKKILFTRII
- a CDS encoding DUF5615 family PIN-like protein, which produces MSSVHWSTIGNPREKDAIIMEWARTNSYIVFTHDLDFGTLLAATGADTPSVIQVRAQDILPNSIENLVISALNQFESLLESGALVTIDQAQSRVRILPIRRE
- a CDS encoding DUF433 domain-containing protein, giving the protein MQNLTRITRNPEVMGGKPCIRGIRVTVGTIVGLMASGHTNSDILKAYPYLEEADIYEALAYAAWRVEEIEVPLKSA
- a CDS encoding PEP-CTERM sorting domain-containing protein (PEP-CTERM proteins occur, often in large numbers, in the proteomes of bacteria that also encode an exosortase, a predicted intramembrane cysteine proteinase. The presence of a PEP-CTERM domain at a protein's C-terminus predicts cleavage within the sorting domain, followed by covalent anchoring to some some component of the (usually Gram-negative) cell surface. Many PEP-CTERM proteins exhibit an unusual sequence composition that includes large numbers of potential glycosylation sites. Expression of one such protein has been shown restore the ability of a bacterium to form floc, a type of biofilm.), whose protein sequence is MIKNNKKKAIAQAISTTVALGWMIMEVESVQAATLTAALDSITIGGNLTISTDKLYIKGGSKNSGAAGTLTITTNALTVRPGAIISKPVPQPSAIAAGSNHSGLGGNITLTIPDLIILKPVRKPSAIADDSNNNSGAGGNITLTTSNLILRRVPETSAIAAGNINSGSAGNITINSGTLILNPGAILSKPVPEPSAIAGIILAGSLTWLVKRKQVVFRKAKV
- a CDS encoding hybrid sensor histidine kinase/response regulator translates to MLQDKELEIQMQFLEEATDYLNTLEGVLLEIDTSNRIDLDKINAALRATHSIKGGAGMMGFKSLSDLSHRLEDSFKVLKTKKNSLEIDTQLQSLLLSGVDWLRQIVELLAEGNVVEDQWLATFCYPIFDELHDRLGDPTPEDASTMLSPEDGQDVIPLLFATEVEECLQRLESILADSEQAGLHEEIAILAAELGGLGEMLQLPAFSKLCQSVTQHLETVSSDRIPEIAQLALQAWRRSQALVLTNQLDSLPTEIDLSSSTQSLPLLPAEVIPQLLPTDVLDTEVASTAIWQAEITPETWVKDEELAQPTAGIAANFTFVDAEFADDVNAVNVTEHNTIFAKEENPPDAKLSEGKGEPVAVAKEREIHENSVRVPSKQLEQINDLFGELIVQRNGLNSQLERLRKLVRNLNQRVQILDRENQELRIVSDKISTQATMFNGAHLQAENGHQVEGTNTEFDALEMDRYNELNLRSQEVMETIVQVQEVTTDVQLSVDDTDHIARKLNKTSKQLQTKLNHIRMRPLSDLIERFPRALRDLNVEYGKNVQLKIEGGNTLIERSILEALNEPLMHLLRNAFDHGIEDSATRRLLGKPEQGLIEITATHRSNRTIITIRDDGWGISLEKIRTRALAMGLDASLLANASDEELLSLIFEPGFTTSEQVTALSGRGVGMDVVRNNLKLIRGDVKVDTEPGVGTTFTLSLPFTLSVARVLLVEINKILLAFPTDVISEISLLQDERVFEMAGSEVLNWQGTMLPLIRLTRYLEFNCLRYDSAELEIPAAISTNSVLVVKGNNQPVAIQIDRCWGEQEVAIRQVEGNIPLPEGFSNCTILGDGRVVPLVNVNELLYWIATNKKTPRGTQLPSARLKTPFLIFDEEKLSAASIKQKGTILIVDDSINVRRFLALTLEKGGYQVEQAKDGQDALEKLHSGLKVEAVICDIEMPRLDGYGFLGKVNSDVDTKNIPVAMLTSRSSNKHRQLAMQLGARAYFSKPYNEQELLQTLEEIIRNVAEKAASN